The Silene latifolia isolate original U9 population chromosome X, ASM4854445v1, whole genome shotgun sequence genome contains the following window.
AGATATTTTTATTCTCTTTCGTTATGTATGAATATTTTGCTTGTGTGAAAATTTTTAGTGCTTTCAATGTTATGCATTGAAATGAACGAGTCGGCACTACATTTATTTAAATTAAAGATTAAGTAAAATAGACTTAAGGAAATTACATAAAACACACATGACGGAAGTACATAAAACTTAATTAAAATACAACTTTAATTAAAACGTAGTCCAACATTTAATTAAAACACAACTTTAATTAAAATGTAGTCTAAAACTTAATTAAAATACAACCTTAATTAAAGCGTAGTCCAACTCAATTATCTttcgatgatgaagatgacgattccaGATCTTGTACATAATCTCGAGCCTCAATTTCTCCAGGTTGGCTAGGAACATATTGATCCAACAAATCAGCGAtgtagagtttgacattcttagGTTGAACACTCTACCGGCACATAATTCTGATAGTCTTGCGTAATCGATCACGGTCAGGATGCGCTCAAAATAGAGAAAGAGATCACTTCTTAACCCgcgaaactcccacatcttctcggTTAATGTTTCATCAAAAACAACCTCATCAGTACCTGCTGGAGTTAGTATGTAATCCGGGTTTCCGGATAAGATGATACAATGGCTACCAAGTAGAGGATTTTCAAGCAAGTGTCATACAGTGGCACTAGGAACCACTAATTCAAGGCGAGAAACTAGCACTGGTAAATTCGCAACAATTTGATCGATTCTTAGTTGATGAGCTCCGATTTTCTGAgtatttgtgagaaccattttagtATTGTAGTGAGTGAATAGGAATTGATGTTGTACTTGAAATTGACATAGAATGGGCTATTTATAAGAAGTCAGTTCAAAAtggttatttttgaattgtaacggttatttttgaattataacagttatttttgaattataacggtctttttgaattataacagttatttttgaattataaaggttattttttaattataacggtctttttttaattataacagttatttttgaattataacggttatttttgaattataacagtgttttttgaattataactgttatatttttgaattgtaacggttatttttttaattataacGGTCCCTTTTGTCCTAAATCTCAACTATATTAACATATTCATCTTCTTCTATTTGtcactcatcttcatcttcttctatttttcacttctattttcttcttcatctctctACTTATGTCGACATCATCCTCAATGTACGTGGAGAAACCACCCAATTGAAGGCCTTAATTTTAAGAATCAATTTTGCAATCGTTGTGGCAAAAACGCTATCATCAAAATTTCCGGGTCAATTAATAATCCAATGAAAGCGTATTTTAACTGTTTAGATTACAATAATTTTGTGGCGTGGTTGACTGAAGATCATTTGACAATAACAAAAATGTCTATGACCGTCTTTGTACTTTCCTACTTGGTGGTTGTGATATCCACCTTTCTCCGAGGTCAAAATGTTCCAAACAATCAACTCCTTCCTATTTATATCATTAGCCCGGTTCTCAACGGCTCGAACCCGAAACAAACACTCACACTTAGATGTCCCTTTCTTCTTAGGCTTCTCGGGAATATCGGGATCGATCTTCTTTCTGGTTCGGCCGCACCTTGAACAACGAAATTAAGAGCCTAACAACTCGGGTTGCTTACGATTTTTGGACCCATTTGATGCTTTTACTAAGGCAGACCGTTATCAAATAAATCCTGTTAACACGCAAAATTAATAATGATTAGATGCTAAAATATGTAAAAAGACCTAAATTTAcggaaaaaaaaactaaataaaatgaagaaaaaccAATTTAATAGTCCGAACCATGAGCGGACAATGAATGTTCACATTCATCACCATGATAGACGTGAACAGTACACGTCCCTCACCATACTGGACGTGAATAGTGCACGTCCATACCCACATTGGATGTTGATATTCAAAGTCTGTCCATGGAGGACGTTGAAATTCAAAGTCCCCGTCCATGACGGACTTTGAACGTTCACGTTCCTGTCCATGAGGGACTTTGAAGATTTACGTCCCCATCCATGAGGGACTTTGATTCTAGACGTCCCTGTCCATGAGGGACTATGAATCTACACGTCCTAATTGACAACTAACAAATATTTTCGACGGGTTTGGGCGTGTTTGTTCCATTCATCCTAATTCTATTCACAAGGTAATGTAAATATACTATTTCTATGAAGACTTAACATATAATTCAATATATCAACTTAACATGTAATTCAATAATCATACTAATTCGATTGAAATAAAAATAGATTGTGTAATTACTTACCTCTCGTTGTTAGCATTTGATGCGGattgctcgttgtttgacattgaATCGTTGTTTCGTTGATGTGGATTGCTCGTGTAGGTTAGAACATCGTTTTTTTTAAGTGTTGTTTGATTGGGAGAGAATTGGGTAGAGAGAGGGAGAGTAAGGGTAGGGggcgtcttttttatgaaaagcGTCGACGATTTTTTTtaaaacgtcgacgacgttttaCAGGGCTCTAGCTATATAGGGCAAATGAAGATGAGATATCCCTCTAAGAAATCATCAAAACAAacttgtactccctccgtcccggttaggggtgttaatgagacgagacagctcgcgagcaactcgagatcggctcggtcaaagctcggctcgtgcgaCCATACCGACGGGCGACATGGATGGAAATTATTGCCCAAACCCAAGGAAAAAAAGTCGATCCAAACCCACCCTTAAAAAACCCATTTTCCATCCGCTATTTAAAAACTTATATCCATATCCACTATTGGAAAACCCGAACCAAATTTAAATCGATCCATTcatacccgaacccgatccaatcGGATATATTTGAAAATTTAGGCTTTCTTAAACTTGAAATTTCAATTTTCttatataagattaattttttatgtagtcaaatcaagtttcggattgggttttggattatatggtggatcgggtatggatttggagcaggtatgagtttgaaaaaagtataatggattgggtatggattttaaaattttgggtatggattgggtATGGATATGGATCTGAGATCCAATAAGTAAGTGGATCGAGTTTGGATTTTGCAAAACCCGATCCAAtccgacccattgccatccctaaggGGCATATTAGAGACCCCAAAAGTACTTGAAATCCAACTATATATCCCTGGTAATCTTAGAAATATGACGAAATTGAAGAATAAAGCTGACGTTTCTTGAAAGATGGATGATAATGGTTGTTGAAAAGGATCAGATTGGCATTCTTTCTTTTCGTCTTCTTATCTGTAGATGTCGTCTTAGGTAGCTGGAAACACCAGTTAAATTCTCGACAAAAACAAAGATTTGGTCTTCAACTTACCAGCAGTAGCCCTAAACATTTGATCTCGACCCTTGAAGTGATCCCTCTTGCGGTGACATTTTTTGCTCGAATGCTCCGTAAGTGCTGCAAAATGAAATTGTTCCAAGGAAATCTTGCTAACAATAGAAGAGTCCAACGATATACTTTTCTTCTTATCAATTTGAAGAATAACCTCCTCCTCAACCAACTCAACATTCTCAGATGACTCAAAACTCGAGATCTCAATGAGCATCCCAAACAAAGGATTTGAAGGGGGAACTCCTGCTTCCCTTGAAATTTCTTCATGGGGAGTTTCCGTCAGAGTTTTCTTTTGTGGAAGGTTGTGAACACGAAATTTCATTGTAGTTAAAAATTTATGCTGGTGTACATGAATTTCTTTACCTTGAAGGAGGACTTTATAAGTTGGCATCGATTCTTAGATGAGAATGGTCTCCGCCTTTCTTGTTAAATTTGAGTAAATGAGCCCCTTGATTTTGATTGGAGCAAGGAGTAGAGCTAACATTCATTGAAACTTACTTCATTACTAACATCCAAACGATCTAAAGGTGGTGTAAGGTAGAGGAGGGGTTGGCAAAACACTGAACTGAAGGAGGTGAGCAATCGTCATCAGTGTTAAGAAAATCCATAACCACATCAGAGTTATTAAGAGCTCTCTTGTGTTCATTACTTGCATCATTGACCGGCAGCACAAAATTACAAGAGACTTCACCCGTTTCACAAAAAAGAACAGATTTATCAACCACGTCATTGTTAAGAAGAGGTTTCTTAACTTTCCTATCCAAGCCCAATGGGTCAAATTGGTAACCAACATGTTTGGAACTTAGATTTTGCGCTATGCAATCAACCATAGAGTGGAACTCTCGTATAATATCTTTATTTTTTGAGTCAAGTTTTAAGGTAGTTTCGAAATCTTCAAGAGCCTCTTTGAGTTATAACTTataaccttaaacccttttttcgTGCCTTGCCATACTAGGCTTTGACAAGTGAGCTAACTATAATCTTCTTAGAATTGGGCCATTAACATTTGGATCGGATAAATTCAACTCggagtaacaaaaaaaaaagagaagttatGTTGAACAATGTCTCAATGCACACGAGAAATAACTACATACTTATTTGCCCTAGATAAATGAAACAAGCCCGCAAGTAAGTGAAGTTTCACTCTAAAATCAATTTGTAATAGGAGAAGCCGACTAGCTTATAAACTAATCTCCTTACTCTGGAGCTAGTTATGTTGAACAATGTCTCAATGCACACGAGAAAAGACCTCAACATTTTATCTTCTGAACCCAATTTCGTATAGTAAATCAAACAAAGTCTGACTTTTAATTAGGGATCTTATTACCAAATTCGCATatggggtgtttggtaaacatgTTCAAAATTTTCATAGCATATTCGGGTTTTTAACATGTTTGAtcaattaatatgttaatttcgATGTTTGGTAATATATTGAAATAACATGTTTTGGGTCCATATGTTGTTTTATAACATGCTGCTTACCCCAACATTTTGGGTTGCCATATTCAAATTTATGAAAATCTACTTCATTCTACTAATCTTAATATGCTGATTACCAAACACTTTAATTAATTCCACAAATAAAAATTTGTTGGTCAAACTTTCTAATAAAATCTGTCATTTATGGTCTGTTTTTGCAATTTGCTCACGCTGAAACTCTTAGTGTAATTTATTAATTAGTCCCTTCGTCCtgatcaatagtttacaattataAACGATTATTAAGGAAAGGAAAGACAAATGAGTTTATAATTATTAAACAAAAAATCAAAAGTAAGGAGAAATGAGGAGGAAGTATAatgattctctctctctctctctctcttctctctaaaaaactcTAGCCTCTACCAATTAAATTTGGGGCTTCCATCAACTAttgatcgatggtaagcccctaAATATCTTTATTTATCAATTCTTAGTATGAAACTTtatgaattaatcaataaaagtctcccttttggtgagatctgttTGTCTGTCTTTTTTTACGGAATTTTTTCAGTCCTTGTCTTTCTAGGTTTAGTTCTATTGGAAAAATATAGATAAGAGCGCTTTGGTCGTTCCTCATATGGTGAAGATGCGGAAAATTAATTTCATAACGGATCGCTATATGGTATTACATATGTTTTCGATTTGTTGGTTGCACTTAATTTGGTGAGATGAAATCGTCTCTCGTCAAGGCTCAAGATTCTATGATCCTCTCGTGAAAAGCTGTTTCCGGCAATATGATGGAGGATGTGCTTTGGAGTAATTCAAGTTTACAGGTTTTTTTTTTAAcgagattttattttatttggttcAAGTCGAGTTGTATTCGGTTAAATTTGACACATGTTGTAGATGTTGTATGACTATTtattaacacaaaatctcattgaagacgacacgtatccgtcactttggagtgacggatatcatttcctctcacaaataacccaaatagaggagagagggaagcacatgggggtgcccccaccttatcCCCCATCCGTTTTGTGAGTGTCATTACcccacttgctccgacccgttttcagcaagactaactgatttattaatgaattgatcctctctttaaaaaaaaagtaaaaaaaaaatgtaaactaTTAAATATCAAACATGAACATTGTTTAGAATAAAATATGTAGCCAGTATTGCGTAAGGTGCTAAATGGGGTAAATCCGTATATATGAGATATCCCTCTAAGAAATCATTAAAAAAAACTTGTACTGATGCAACCTACATTGTTAAGTACTGATACAATTACTGTTTAACAATaaaaatattatatttaataatcgAACTTTTATCAGTGAAGCCAGGCCCTATTTTTTTCGGCTGAAAAAGTTGAATTAAACTCAACTGAATTGAATTTAATGGAGctaaactgaacttaatggaactTAATTAAACAGAACTGAACTAAAATAAATGAGATGAGCTAACTGAATTGCATTGAACTAAACTAAAATgtgataaaattaaataaaaaaatattattagaACCGTCTCTAGCTATATAAGGTAATAAAGATGAGATATCCCTCAAAGAAATCATTAAAACAAACTTGTACTTTAATATGAACTTGCTAGGATATCACATTTGTGATGATCATCTCATTAATTGAATTCAAATCATTTATTAGCCATATATGAATATGAGTAAGTTGTTACTCTTTCTTTCATATAAAACGGCTTAGATAAATCTGTGTCATAAGTGAAAAGTGACACATTCTGTTTGCATCCATTCATTTATTAATTGATAGCTCTCCATTTACGAGAGTTCTTGGAGACAAGTAAGCACTAAACAAGCAACTTCGGAAGAAAAGTAGAAACCGAACGAAAACAAGAACTACCCATTGTCGTCTTTAAATATTTGATATGGTCTTGCAAAATTGAGATCTGTAATTCTGTTCAATAATTTAAAAAGATTCATAACccgtcatttgttgtctttttttatttttgggtgtctcagtcatttattgtcctttttattttaagaatgaatttgataagcaatttgatcattcacacttaatatgtttcacttgtcatttagttattggcccctcctctttccttggtctttgtgccaaaaccaaaggataacaattgaccgagacggagggagtagtaaGATAAGATGAGTATTTTCCTTTTTAAGACAAAAAAGGTTAATAACACCCATTTGTATAGATTGGATATGATAGAGAACATGAGTTAGGTTAAGTGGTAAGCTATTTCTTATACTTGTACTAATTATGAAGTCGGGGATTCGATTCTCACTTAGTCACTTGCGTTATAAGtgcgttcattttactcatttcaGAGTTTGTGTTATTAACGTACATATAAACAATTTCGTAAAGGTTATTTACCTAATGAACGACCTCCACAATTTAAGATACACCGTAACAATCAAATGATCACCTTAATCGGTTTGACTCGACCTAAATCCAACCTGAACTGATGGGTTCTAATATCATCACACACGTCGCTCTGAAAAAGACGACGTTTAATTTGGGTTAGTACTCTCAAGCTGTACTAAGCTGACTTGGTCCTCAGAAAGTTTCGTGCTTGACACAATAATTCAATAATTGTGTCCATAAATACTCTCCTTCAAACATTTCTTCACTTACATTTCTCTTCACTCATTCATTAATCAAAGTAAAGAGTACTACTTACATTTCAAACTAAATAAATCCCCTTATTTCCTCCTCTTTTAATAAACTTATTTAGCTTTTTTTTGCACTTTTAATcaagaaataatctcaactttttAGATCATCCAATCCCCTCTTCAAAGAATGAAGGTAACACCCCCTTACTTCTATTCTTGTAAAAACGCGAAAGTGCTGATTGAGCCCTTTACTGTACAACATTAATATTATGATCATTTGTTAACTCAAATCATTATATCTACTTTTGTGCTACATTTAGCTAATGTTTAATCTGTTGACTTCATCTGTTTCATTTAATTGTATACATTTATATCGAGTAGTACATACGTACATTTATTTATACTTAACTGACCCCTTATAATTTTTTCCCTTTTTTCAGAAAGTGATCCTACAATTGGATGTCCATGATGAGAAGTCCAAGCAAAAGGCTATGAAGATGGTTTCATCACGTTTTGGTATGCAATTATGCATGGATCTATCAttctttgtttgtttgattttctAATGTGTCAATTATATAATCGTAAATCTTATAATATAAACCAGTTTTACACAAATTAAATTACGATTAGATCACTCACTATAGATACATTTACCAACGAATTGGTAACAATATTAAACCAGAGCCTAAGGAGCGAATTAGTAATGCAATAAATCCTGCAGGAAGGTGCTTACTAGGCTTTATAATTAATTATATGTACGCAATTTTACCCTAGTCGATATATATTTAAATTTCGACATCTAATTATATGTATTATCATACAACAATCAATGATACAATTATCATCTCTCTTATATTTTTTCGACATAGTAGCCAAGCCGGAGAGGACAATTATCTTTTGTTTAGTAAGTTCTGTTGTTGTCTATAATTTCCATCAATATGTCAGGGGATGGCAATGGAGATAAGAAAAAGATTCCGGTTGAGGAAGTCTTTGAGCAACTGAAATGTACGCGAGAGGGTCTAACCTCCGATGAGGCAGCCCACAGGCTCGAATTATTTGGACCCAACAAATTAGAAGCGGAAAAGGAAAACATATTTCTGAAAATTTTGTGTTTTATTATATGGTATAACCCATTGTCATGGATCATTCCGATAATTGCAATTGCTCTTGTAAATAATGGAGGCGGAAATCCCCGAGACTGGTATGACTTTGTTGTTTTGATCGCTTGCTTGGCTGATAGTATTAACTATACAGCCAATTATACTGAAAACAGGGCTATTGTCGGTCCCAAGTGTAAGTTACTGAGGGATAAGCAATGGAAAGAGTCGGAAGCTGGCGTATTGGTACCGGGAGACATTATCAACATTAAATCTGGAGATATAGTCCCTGCTGATGCACTTCTTTTTGAAGGCGATCCTATAGTGGTTGACGAATCTCTCCTGACCGGAGACTGTCTCGCTTTGACAATGGGTCCTGGAGACGGAGTTTACTCTGGTT
Protein-coding sequences here:
- the LOC141618355 gene encoding plasma membrane ATPase 4-like translates to MKKVILQLDVHDEKSKQKAMKMVSSRFGDGNGDKKKIPVEEVFEQLKCTREGLTSDEAAHRLELFGPNKLEAEKENIFLKILCFIIWYNPLSWIIPIIAIALVNNGGGNPRDWYDFVVLIACLADSINYTANYTENRAIVGPKCKLLRDKQWKESEAGVLVPGDIINIKSGDIVPADALLFEGDPIVVDESLLTGDCLALTMGPGDGVYSGSTCKRGDIEAIVTATGVNTFFGTGAHHLVDSTNNVGRFHEVVTDIRNFCIFSIAGGMMLWVWNFW